The genomic window CAGCCTTCTCTTATTGATGTATTGGTTTCGGCTTGTTGATAGTGTAAATATTTGGCTTTGTAAAGTTCGTTATTGCTGCCAAGGTCCTTATTCGTCATATCAGGAAAATGTGTTGCCGTATCAGGGTTTTCGCTATAAGGAATTACATTCCATTCGGTTTCTCGTGTTCCGCCAGCTTCATTACCACACCAACGGATATCTTCTCTACCAAAAATTACTGCTTTTGGCGCTAAAGTATGGATGAGCGTTTTCCAGGCTGAATAATTATATTTCTGCCCTCCTTTGGTTTTAGGATGTGCGCCATCAAACCAAACTTCATCAATTGGTCCGTATTCAGTTAAAACTTCAAATAATTGATTTAGAAAATATTCATTATAATCGTCAACTTCGAACTTAAACTTAGTTTGGTTAGCAAAAGGACGTCCTGCTGTTTCTCGTGGAATGGTTCTCGTAGTTATTTTACTCAAATTACCATACAGTCCTTCAGGATTTTCTATTTGATACAAATCTGCAGGAGATAAATAAATTCCTAGTTTAAGTCCATACTTTTTGCAGGATGCAGATAGATTTTTTAAAACATCACCTTTTCCATCTTCGAAGCCTGAAGACATAATGCCATGTTTGGTATACCGGCTTTGCCAAAGCACAAAACCATCATGGTGTTTTACGGTAATGATTACCATTTTCATCCCTGCCGATTTCATGGCCTGACACCATTGGTCGGTATGCAGTTCTTTTAAATCAAATATTTTAGGGTCTTCTTTACCATTTCCCCATTCCATTTTTGTAAAAGAGTTTGGCCCAAAATGAATAAATGCAATAAATTCATTTTTTAAAGCATTTACTTGATTAGGTGTAGGCACCACGTGACTTGCTTTAGCCAAAATAGTAGCCTTGCTATCGCCTGATGCAATAGCCACAGTATTTTGTGGTTTTAAATTATCGCTTTGCGCTATAGCGTTTGCTATAAAAGACACAATTAAACCTGATGTGAGTATTAATTTTCTCATTAAATTGATTTGTAATAAAATTACAACTTGAGTAAAGGAGTTGCGTAAAGTATATTAGCTGTTTATTAAGGTAAATTAGCTTAAATCAAAGCCGCTAAATTATTTTTTAACTGCCAATATTTTGCGGATAATTTTTTCATAGGCATCAGCATATTGCATCATTCCTAAATCGTTTGGGTGTGTGCCGTCAATTGTACTGTTATCGTTAAAACCGATTTCTTTTGCAGTAAGGATATAAAGATCTTTAACGCCTGATTTCTTAAGTTTTTGATAGGTATTATTTAATACCTGGGAAGTCCAGATATATCTTTCTGTTAACGCCTTATCTAGATTAACCTGTGGTAAACCAGAACTATGTTCAACCAGTAAAATGGGTATTTTAGGATGTTTTGCTTTTAAACTTTGTACCGAACTGGTAATGCGTCTCCCAATTTCCTCTGCAGGATAAACCTTTTTATCGGTTAGGTTAGGCTGGCAATCAAGTACGAAGGCCATAGCGCTTATTTGATTCATTAAATCAATCAAGGGCGCCTCTAATCGGCCATTACCTGAAAAACCTAAATTGATAAGGGGCTGATCTAATTTTCTCCCCAAAATGTTTAACCATGCCATCCCTGGCCTGCTGGCACTTGCGCCCTGCATAATAGAAGTACCATAAAATATCAACGGTGTTTTTTCATTGGCTTCTTCTACTTTAAAATCGGCATTTGAGGCCACACCTATTTTTAGCCATTTAGGTGTATTATACAGTGGTAAATACAAACGGAACTTTTTAATTTTTACTGTAGGATCAAAATTCACGTAACTATAAGTCACAGTATCCTTATAGCTGTAAGCGGCCTTTATCCAATGCCATTTATTCTGAAGATCCTGAGCATATAAATCAACTCCGCTTGCGCCCAAGGTTGGCATGTTGTCTAAACTTTTCGCACCGCTGATCTGGTATTTTATCACAATTTTTTGGGCGGTAGTATTAAAATCTAAATATTCGCCAGCGGTTTGCTTGGCTAAATTCCAAACTTCTTTCCGCACCTCTTTTTCTGCTGTGAATGGTAAGCGATTATAATAATTGGCACTATCAATATTTCGCCAGGCTTTACCCTTCAATGTACTGTAGGTGTTGGTTTGAGGATTAAACCATTTCAAATTGTTATCGCTTTGTGCATAACACAATTCACAATACACCAGGCAGATTATCAGCCATACAAAAAAAGCATTTAGTTTCATCTATTATTTGTTTAGCAGCGGTTTTACGCGTTTTAAAATTTCATCTGCAGTAACGGTTGATAAAGATTTTAAGTTGAAATTTTCTAAGGCTTTATTCAATTCCTCAAGTGCTGCTGCATTCTTATTTTTGGTATAAAGTGCCTGCAGTTGCTTAATTTTCTCGAAATCCTGTCCACCTTCAATCAATTTTTCAAACCTGACCGATGTTAATGGTCCGGGATAAACCTGATAAGTATCGCCAGCGGGCCAAGCTGTAAAACGCGTATCGGTTAAAGGATTTTTGGTCCAGCTGTTATAGGCCCAACGCAAATAACCGCCCATGTTTTTATTGGCAGTGTACCAACCCATCCATACCTGTTCTGCAGGCGAAGAGAAACTGAATGCATTTGGGTAAGGTTCGGTACAGCAAGTATACCAGGTGCTGGTTTTACCTTGCTCGTTACGTTTTTGCAACACATCAGCCGGAAATTCCCATTTTGAAGCAATGCAATAATTATCGATATCTTTTTCAATTTCCTGATGGTATTCACCAGCTAAAGCGAGTTTCCATTTTGGATCAACGCTTTTTAATAGTTTAATTACGGCCTGCATCGCTTTCATTGGGCGTTCATCCATAGCGATATAGGTCTTCTCGAACCAGTTCTTAGCTTTTAAATGTTTGGTAAAATCGGTAAGCATGTTCTTCCAAAAGGCATTATAACCAGGAGTACCAATGGCTTCTGTGAAAACAGCCTCTTGCTGTGTACTTTCGTCCCAATAGGTAAAAGCAATTTTCCAAGGCACCATGCTGTAGCAATTAATGCGTTGATTTATGCCGGTGGCGATAACAAAAGCAATGTATTTATCAAATAGGCTATAATCGTAAAGCCAACTACCATCTCTTTTCTTCGTCCATTTGATTAGGCTTGGATAGTCATCAAAGGTTTGATGCCCCCAAGGTTCGTTTACAATACTTGCTGTAATTGTTTTCTGTCCGGCGTTGGCCAACATGGTATAATATGGTTTCATTAAAACAAAATGTTCGTTGCTCCATAATTTTACGTTGTGCACCCGGGCAATAGCAGCGGGGTGCTGCCATAAGTCTAAATCGTATTTCCAATCACTTGGAGGTGGTAAAGTTTTATTGAGCACCTGGATTTTAATGGGCAAGCTGTATTCCTTTTCACCTTTTATTTTGACCGTTCCTGTGTAATTTCCGGCTTTTACATTAGCAGGAACTTTTATACTTAACCAAACTGGTTGTGTATTTCTAGCGTTAATGTCGATTGTATTAATTTTGGTGTCGATTAAATCTGCCACATAGGATGAATCAAAATCTGCGACTTTACGGTAGCCACAACCATCTCTAAACTCATCAGTAAGTACGTATTTAATTATACCTGAAGTAATGTTCTCTTTTTTTATGCTATTGCCTTGTTGATCTTTCAGATCAGAAACCAGTATACTGATGTTGGTGTGCTTAGCTTTCGTCCAAAGCAACAGTTGGGTATGTAGTTTTTCTCCTATCCAGGCAGCAGTATTCCATGTATTTTGAATTGAAATGGCGGGAGGTAACTCTTTTGCAAACCTGAGGTTACTATTAACAAAACTAACATTTAGACCTTCAGAGGTATTATTCCACTCCTTATTTATAGTTTCGCTATCTGGCAATTTTGCTTTTTGTAAGGCCAGACTAACATCCTGAGCTGCACTTGTTAAACCCAAGCCCATGATTAATATCATTGATAAAAACTTCATAAACCTAAGTTAATCAAACCTATTAGAATAAGATTAAGTGATTAAGAAGGTGCCTCTACGCAAACGTTTGAGGAACTGTAACAAAATGGATAGATTATTTCATTAAACAAAAAAGCCCTCTGAATAAAAATCCAGAGGGCTTACAATTACTATTAAAATCTAAGCTTCTACTTCTTCTTGTTTCGAAGCTAATAATTTATCGTATTCTTCTTGCGAACCAACGATGATTCTTTCGTAACCACGTACACCAGTACCTGAAGGGATTAAGTGACCAACGATCACGTTTTCTTTCAAGCCTAACATATTATCGCGTTTACCTGCAATAGCTGCCTCATTTAATACTTTCGTAGTTTCCTGGAACGAAGCCGCAGAAATGAACGATTTAGTACCTAATGATGCACGTGTAATACCTTGTAAGATAGAACTTGCAGTTGCTGGTCTTGCATCTCTAACCGTAATCTGTTTTAAATCTTTACGTTTCAATTGAGAATTTTCGTCTCTTAATCTACGTAATGAAACAATCTGACCTGGTTTGAAATCTGTAGAATCACCTGCATCTTCAACCACTTTCTTGTCGTACATCGCATCGTTCTCGTCAGCAAAATCCCAACGGTCAACAGCATTGTTTTCTAAGAAAATAGTATCACCTGGATCTTCAATGTGAACTTTCTGCATCATCTGGTGAACAATTACCTCGAAGTGCTTATCGTTAATTTTCACACCTTGTAAACGGTAAACCTCTTGAATACCATTTACCAGGTATTCTTGAACCGCTGCAGGGCCTTTAATTGATAAGATATCGGCAGGAGAAATTGAACCATCTGATAAAGGCATACCTGCTTTTACAAAGTCGTTATCCTGAACAAGGATGTGTTTCGACAATGGAACCAAGTATTTTTTAACTTCACCATCTTTAGATTCGATTGTGATTTCACGGTTACCACGTTTAACGCCACCTAAAGTTACCACACCATCAATCTCAGTTACTACAGCTGGGTTAGATGGATTACGTGCTTCAAATAATTCCGTTACACGAGGTAAACCACCTGTAATATCTCGGGTTTTACCAGTTGCACGAGGAATCTTAGCGATAATCTGACCAGTTTGGATGGCTTCACCTTCATCAACTGAAACGTGGGCACCTACCGGAATGTTATAACCTTTAATGAATTCACCTTTCTTATCAACAATCTGAACTGAAGGGTTTTTAGTTTTATCACGTGTATCGATAATTACTTTTTCACGGTGACCAGTTTGCTCATCTGATTCTTCACGGAAGGTTACACCTTCAATAATGGCATCAAATTGTGCTTTACCGGCAAATTCTGATAGAATAACCGCGTTGTACGGATCCCACGAACAGATTTTATCACCTTTAGAAAGTTTATCACCTTCTTTTACGAACAAGAATGCACCGTAAGGAATGTTATTGGTTACAATGATACGTCCGGTTCCTGGCTCAACAATTTTGAACTCACCTGAACGACCCAATACCACCTGAACTGTTCCTTCTTCTGTTTGTGTATCAACAGTACG from Flavobacterium sp. W4I14 includes these protein-coding regions:
- a CDS encoding lysophospholipase L1-like esterase (product_source=COG2755; cath_funfam=3.40.50.1110; cog=COG2755; pfam=PF14606,PF14607; superfamily=52266), which encodes MKLNAFFVWLIICLVYCELCYAQSDNNLKWFNPQTNTYSTLKGKAWRNIDSANYYNRLPFTAEKEVRKEVWNLAKQTAGEYLDFNTTAQKIVIKYQISGAKSLDNMPTLGASGVDLYAQDLQNKWHWIKAAYSYKDTVTYSYVNFDPTVKIKKFRLYLPLYNTPKWLKIGVASNADFKVEEANEKTPLIFYGTSIMQGASASRPGMAWLNILGRKLDQPLINLGFSGNGRLEAPLIDLMNQISAMAFVLDCQPNLTDKKVYPAEEIGRRITSSVQSLKAKHPKIPILLVEHSSGLPQVNLDKALTERYIWTSQVLNNTYQKLKKSGVKDLYILTAKEIGFNDNSTIDGTHPNDLGMMQYADAYEKIIRKILAVKK
- a CDS encoding hypothetical protein (product_source=Hypo-rule applied; cleavage_site_network=SignalP-noTM; pfam=PF13320,PF19543; superfamily=47986,51445), translated to MKFLSMILIMGLGLTSAAQDVSLALQKAKLPDSETINKEWNNTSEGLNVSFVNSNLRFAKELPPAISIQNTWNTAAWIGEKLHTQLLLWTKAKHTNISILVSDLKDQQGNSIKKENITSGIIKYVLTDEFRDGCGYRKVADFDSSYVADLIDTKINTIDINARNTQPVWLSIKVPANVKAGNYTGTVKIKGEKEYSLPIKIQVLNKTLPPPSDWKYDLDLWQHPAAIARVHNVKLWSNEHFVLMKPYYTMLANAGQKTITASIVNEPWGHQTFDDYPSLIKWTKKRDGSWLYDYSLFDKYIAFVIATGINQRINCYSMVPWKIAFTYWDESTQQEAVFTEAIGTPGYNAFWKNMLTDFTKHLKAKNWFEKTYIAMDERPMKAMQAVIKLLKSVDPKWKLALAGEYHQEIEKDIDNYCIASKWEFPADVLQKRNEQGKTSTWYTCCTEPYPNAFSFSSPAEQVWMGWYTANKNMGGYLRWAYNSWTKNPLTDTRFTAWPAGDTYQVYPGPLTSVRFEKLIEGGQDFEKIKQLQALYTKNKNAAALEELNKALENFNLKSLSTVTADEILKRVKPLLNK